In the genome of Streptomyces sp. NBC_01264, one region contains:
- a CDS encoding transposase yields MAGHLGRPEDALVLDETAPLKKARMPVGVARQYAGITGQIESCQVKVLRVCLRYRKRADRLGAYVPAG; encoded by the coding sequence GTGGCGGGGCATCTGGGCAGGCCGGAGGACGCGCTGGTGCTGGACGAGACGGCACCGTTGAAGAAGGCCCGGATGCCGGTGGGGGTGGCACGGCAGTACGCGGGGATCACCGGGCAGATCGAGAGCTGCCAGGTCAAGGTTCTGCGTGTATGCCTCCGATACCGGAAGCGCGCTGATCGGCTGGGGGCCTACGTACCCGCCGGCTGA